Below is a genomic region from Fervidobacterium sp..
GTAAGAATTACCTTTATTCTTTTTGGTTGTCTGAAGGAAGATTCGACAATTAAAAAGTAGTTACATATTCTTTGATCCGATGCACAGTCGTGGCAGAAACCTGTAGCATTACAAGGTGTTTTTAGTTCAAGTCTTTTTGCATTCATGGGAGATATCATTCTTACGCGTTCTATAGCTTCATCTAAATTTTTTACGACCTTATTTACGCTTACGACAAGAATAATGTTCTTAGGACCAAAAGCGATTGCAGCAACACGATTACCATTTCCATCCAGAAAAATTAACTTTCCATCTTCAGTTACAGCGTTGGCACTACATAGATAAAAATCAGAAGAAAATGCTGCAATTTCAAGATTTCTCCTTTCTTCTGGAGTTTTTGCTTTAGTTCTATCAATAAAGTTGTATTTTTCACTTCTAAGCATATCCAAAATACCAGACTCTAAGATACTCAACGAACCTCCTGAAGCAACGGTAGCTCCTTGTGGTATCATTAAATTTATCAAGTTAATTAAATCTTCTTCACTTTTAGCGATATGAACTTCAAAAGCCCTTTTTTCCAAGGATTTTTTCACTGTCTGTGCAACATGTTCGTATTTCCAAGTGTATAGTTCCTCACGCATAAAGTTCCCTCCTAACAAAAAGATGATTTCAAAAAAAACAAGCGAGACCTTTAACGGTCTCGCTATTTAAGTGTTGGCGGGGACGACGAGATTTGAACTCGCGGCCACCGGTGTGACAGACCGGCGTGCTAACCAGGCTGCACCACGTCCCCGTCTGTTGTCAGTTTGCCACTGACCGTGTTATATTCTGCCACAAGGTGTTTATTTTGTCAATAGGTGTTTTCAAAATTGCACCTTGTAGTACATCAAATAACGTTGCGGAATAAATCGTTTAATGTCTCGCGTCTTCTTATTAACTTGGCTTCGAATGAATTGTAAGTTTGAGTTACAAGTATTTCCGCAGGTCTGGGCATAGAGTTATAATTATTTGACATCGCGTAACCATAGGCTCCAACGTCTTCGATCACTAAAAAGCTTCCTTCTTTCGGGATTTTAAGCTTTCTCTCGAGCGCAAGAATATCACCGGACTCGCAAAGTGGTCCAACTAAGTCCACAATTTCTTCTTCGGGATTGTCGTTGTACGGTTCAAGAACACAAATACGATGATATGCGTTGTACATCGCGGGTCTTATTAACACATTTAACCCGCCGTCAACTACTATAAATGTTTTGTACGGTGTTCTTTTTATGTATTCCACTTTTAGAACTAGTATTCCAGCAGGTGCAATGAGATATCTACCAAGCTCAAGGATAACTAAATCAAAAGATTTTAAGTAAGGAATTACTTTTTCCTTGTAACTATCGATGTTGAGTTCATCGTCTTTGTAGTTTATCCCCCAACCACCACCGATATTTATCTTTGAAAAACCGTATCTTTTTGAAAGTTCAACCACTTTCGAGATAGCTTCTTCAAAAGCTCCTACATGCGTGATTTGCGAACCTATGTGTACGTGAAACCCCGATATCTTTAATCGTTTATCTTTCAAGGTCTTTTCAAGTAATTCAAGGTGTACACCAAACTTGTTCTTTTTCAAACCTGTCGATATGTGTGGATGTGTTTTGGGATCAACATCCGGATTGACTCTGAGAAAAAATTCGGCATTTGTTTGTATATTTGTCCACCTTTCGTATTCTTCGAGAGAATCGATATTTATATATTTAACTTTTTGTCCAAGGTATTCCATATCTTTTTTTGATTTTCCGTTACCGTTCCAAACGATTTTTCCATCATCGATACCAGCCATTTTGGAGGCATAATATTCTCCTATTGAAACGATGTCTGTACCGAATCCTTGTTTTCCAAATACTTCAATTATACGCGGGTTATTGTTCGCCTTACAAGCAAATGTCGGTAAAAAGTTTACACCACTAAAAACATCAGTGACTAAATTAATTCTCTTTAGAATTTCTTCAAATGAATAAATGTATAAAGGTGTTCCATAAGAGTTTGCAATTTCTTCAACTATTTTTTTTGAAAAAATCATTCGCACACCTCACTAAGAATTACCCTTCAATTTTTTTCAACTTCACAGCAGTTCCATAAGCTAGGATTTCCGCAGCACTTTGCATAACAGAAGCTGAGCCGAATCTAACACCCACAACAGCATCCGCCCCGAGTTTTTCTGCTTCGGTAATCATTCTCCTAAGTGCAATATTTCTACTCTCAGTGAGTAGTTCTGTATAACTTTTTATCTCACCACCTGCAATTGTTTTAAAAGCTGCCGCTATGTCTTTACCAAGATGCTTAGAGTTGACTATGTTACCAGCAACGATTCCAAGAGTTTCGGTAATTTCATAACCTGGGACATAGTCAGTTGTAACCACGATCATACCAAACACCTCCCTGTATGAAATAGTTCTAATTTTAATCAAACTTCTTTCTTTAAGAAAATCCCGTATGCTAAAAGTGTTATTATTAATGATAATATTATAACTCCAAAGGTGTATTTAAAGTCAATGCTGTTTCTTAGGAAAATACTATTTCCCAGTGCATATGTGTAAGTATTCAAAAATTTCAGAGGTTTTAACATACCAGCAACTGTTGTAATTGCAAGTGTAGAAAGTCCAGCAAGTAATGGTTTTACTTGGTCATCAAAGATAACTGAATAAAATAATGTTATACAAAACCAAAGTAAACCGGCAAACAATGATTGTGTTGTGAACTTTATACCTGCGAGATATTGGTAGTCTTTGTTAAGGGCAAATGAATAGAAGATTGGTAACAATCCGGTGAAAAGCAAAATGAACCAAAGTGAAATGAGACCTGAAAAAAATTTATTGATGAAAACTTGTTTTCTATTTTTTCTTACAAGTAAGAATGCTATAGTACCGTTTTCTACTTCCCTGGCAAAAAGTGGAAACGCCATTATAATACCAACTATAGGGACTATTTGTCCGAAGTTTTTGCCGTACCATTGAGAATTTATATAGAAGTCCCATTCTTTAAGTTTGTTTAGCATACTTGGGGGTAAGAACTTTTCTAACTGTGGGGTGCCAGAGTATCCTTCAAGCATTCTCAATGTAAATTTTTGAAAAGGTGCAACTATAAAAAACAATACAACCAAAGTAAACAACGTACCAACAATTCTCACTCTCATATCATAAAACTCTTTCCTCATAACTAATCACCTTCTCTTGTAACATCTTTTGACGTCTTATCGCTGAGTACAATCGCCTCAAAAATTATGTCAAAATTAACAGGTTCACATTCAAATCCATTCTCTTGTGCCCATTTTCTTTTTACTATATATATACTTTCTTTTTCGGTTGTTTTGTACTTGTACCCATCTATGATTTTAGTTTTATCAACACGAATTGCACAGTATTTCTGTTTTATGTCATCAAGGTATCCAACTTCCAGTATTTTTCCTTTGTTCATTATTGCCACCCTATCTGCTATCTTCTCGACTTCACTTAGAATATGACTGGTATATAAAACGGAATTTCTCTCGAGTGGTACAGTACGAATCAGATCTAATATTTGGTTTCTGACTATAGGGTCTAAACCCCAAGTGGGCTCATCAAGTATGTATAGTTGTACTTTTTGAGAAAGGACAATAGACATATAAAGTTGCGTCGTTTGTCCGTTCGATAGTTCTCCAACTTTTTCTGATAAGGGTATGGCAAACTTCTCAACAAATTCAAAACATTTGTTTTTATCAAAATCTTTTGTAATCGAAGCAGTCATTTCAATAAGTTGTTTAACAGTGTAACTTTGGTACAATTCTTTACCTTCCGGCAAATATCCAACACTTCCATTAAGTATAATTTCTCCACCATCTTTTTTTTTAAGACCAAGAATACACTTAATCGTTGTTGTTTTTCCAGCACCATTTGGACCTAACAACGCAAAAATTTCTCCTTCATTGACAGAAAATGAGATACCATCAACTGCTTTTATATTTTTGTAATACTTCTTCAAATCAATCACTTCAAGTATCAATTCTGCCACCTCCTTATTTCTATGTTTATTTTTGAGCGTCAAATAATAACTCGACGATTCTCAAAATTTGATCTTTTGAAACTCCCACTTGTTTCAATTTTAGAACAAATTTCTCAAATTCTTCAACCAACTCTAACTTGATCTTGCTGTTTTCTATGTTTGCAACAACGTACCCTTCACCACGCTCTACACGAATTATACCTTCTATTTCAAGTTCTCTGTAAGCCCTTGCAACAGTATTTAAATTCACACCTATATCTTTTGCTAAAGTTCTTATTGAAGGTATAAATTCCCCAGGCTTCAGCTCTCCATTTATAACCTTTCCTTTTATGTGTTCTTTTATTTGTAAATACACTGGAATATGTGAATTAAAATCCACACTAAACCACATCCAAACACCTCTTTTTCTTGAGGATAACTCCTTCACTCCCTTGTAATATTATACTATTACAGTATACATTGTCAATAAGAAAATAAAAATAGGGATGCGGAACATCCCTATTTTTACTATTTTTTTGGTTTAATCGAACACGCGGAGAGCTTCTGATGGTGGAATTTTTTGTGATATGTTTGCTGGAATTGAAACAAAGATTATGGTTAATCCGAACACGCTTAGTAAAGTCATTCCTACCTTCCACAGAGGAATTACAACTTTAAACGATGGTAATAAAGGACTTACAAAGTTTACAAGATCTCTTATTATTAAGGTACTTGAGAGCAATGCAACTATTGTAGCTATTATAACAACCATAAGTGATTCGTATATAAACATTTTAAATATCACACCGCTACTTGAACCTATAGCTCGCAGCATACCTATATGCTTTTTTCTGACGTATACATTTCTGAATGTTATGATAGCCAATCCGGCAAATCCAGCAAAGAAACCAAGGTAGAACAATTGTAGTGACAATTCCACAAGGTTATCTATAGAAGTGTAAAGCTTTTCTATTTCTCCTGTTATATAAAAAGCACCGTCGAACTTTCTTGCAACAAATTCCTGAGCCTCCAACGCCAATTTTTTATCCTTTATAATTCCAACATATCCACTAATTGCACCAAAGAATTTTCTATTTCTCCAAATTATAATACCATCCATTGGTAGCAAAGCCTCAACGGGATTGTAGAGACCTTTTATCATAAATTCCTCAGTTATTTTCGGAGATATGCCAGGTAGAACGCCTTTCAACGTCAATTTTATATGTTCACCTTTACTGGATTTTGTGATCGTTTGAGAAATATATACGGACTTGTCAGGTATATCTTCCGGCTTGATATATTTAATTTCTTTCATTAATTTTTCTGATGGTAAAATTAGGTGTTTAAAAATTTTTTCATCAGATACTATGAATGTGTGTTTCGTTTTTTGCCCTGGGAAAGTAACTTCAACAAGTTGAACAGGTATCAATGCTTCAAATTTTTTGGCAAATGTTTCATCGTTTAAGTATTTGTAAGAACCAAAGAATGTTTTAAGTGGATTTTCAATAATAATGAAATTGTATCCAAACGCACCTTCGTCTTTTTTCGATTCGATATACTTTGATATACTTGTAGG
It encodes:
- a CDS encoding ABC transporter ATP-binding protein, coding for MILEVIDLKKYYKNIKAVDGISFSVNEGEIFALLGPNGAGKTTTIKCILGLKKKDGGEIILNGSVGYLPEGKELYQSYTVKQLIEMTASITKDFDKNKCFEFVEKFAIPLSEKVGELSNGQTTQLYMSIVLSQKVQLYILDEPTWGLDPIVRNQILDLIRTVPLERNSVLYTSHILSEVEKIADRVAIMNKGKILEVGYLDDIKQKYCAIRVDKTKIIDGYKYKTTEKESIYIVKRKWAQENGFECEPVNFDIIFEAIVLSDKTSKDVTREGD
- a CDS encoding GntR family transcriptional regulator — protein: MWFSVDFNSHIPVYLQIKEHIKGKVINGELKPGEFIPSIRTLAKDIGVNLNTVARAYRELEIEGIIRVERGEGYVVANIENSKIKLELVEEFEKFVLKLKQVGVSKDQILRIVELLFDAQK
- a CDS encoding lactate utilization protein — protein: MREELYTWKYEHVAQTVKKSLEKRAFEVHIAKSEEDLINLINLMIPQGATVASGGSLSILESGILDMLRSEKYNFIDRTKAKTPEERRNLEIAAFSSDFYLCSANAVTEDGKLIFLDGNGNRVAAIAFGPKNIILVVSVNKVVKNLDEAIERVRMISPMNAKRLELKTPCNATGFCHDCASDQRICNYFLIVESSFRQPKRIKVILTTFELGL
- a CDS encoding YbjQ family protein produces the protein MIVVTTDYVPGYEITETLGIVAGNIVNSKHLGKDIAAAFKTIAGGEIKSYTELLTESRNIALRRMITEAEKLGADAVVGVRFGSASVMQSAAEILAYGTAVKLKKIEG
- the lysA gene encoding diaminopimelate decarboxylase, with translation MIFSKKIVEEIANSYGTPLYIYSFEEILKRINLVTDVFSGVNFLPTFACKANNNPRIIEVFGKQGFGTDIVSIGEYYASKMAGIDDGKIVWNGNGKSKKDMEYLGQKVKYINIDSLEEYERWTNIQTNAEFFLRVNPDVDPKTHPHISTGLKKNKFGVHLELLEKTLKDKRLKISGFHVHIGSQITHVGAFEEAISKVVELSKRYGFSKINIGGGWGINYKDDELNIDSYKEKVIPYLKSFDLVILELGRYLIAPAGILVLKVEYIKRTPYKTFIVVDGGLNVLIRPAMYNAYHRICVLEPYNDNPEEEIVDLVGPLCESGDILALERKLKIPKEGSFLVIEDVGAYGYAMSNNYNSMPRPAEILVTQTYNSFEAKLIRRRETLNDLFRNVI
- a CDS encoding ABC transporter permease translates to MRKEFYDMRVRIVGTLFTLVVLFFIVAPFQKFTLRMLEGYSGTPQLEKFLPPSMLNKLKEWDFYINSQWYGKNFGQIVPIVGIIMAFPLFAREVENGTIAFLLVRKNRKQVFINKFFSGLISLWFILLFTGLLPIFYSFALNKDYQYLAGIKFTTQSLFAGLLWFCITLFYSVIFDDQVKPLLAGLSTLAITTVAGMLKPLKFLNTYTYALGNSIFLRNSIDFKYTFGVIILSLIITLLAYGIFLKKEV